One genomic segment of Bacteroidota bacterium includes these proteins:
- a CDS encoding PIN domain-containing protein, producing MKTIVIDTCVFIHIVRDTATGRNCIRELERFDEAANVIVSVVTMAELASFIAQNNWGKLKIEKLNKILEEITYIDISNSDQFLIDSYTKIDAFSKRKIKDKSENLLKGSARKMGKNDLWIAALAYSLNIPLMTADSDFDHLNRTLIEVIKII from the coding sequence ATGAAAACCATTGTAATTGACACCTGTGTATTCATTCATATAGTTAGAGATACAGCAACAGGTAGAAACTGCATAAGGGAACTTGAAAGGTTTGATGAAGCAGCAAATGTTATAGTTTCTGTTGTTACAATGGCAGAATTAGCATCCTTTATTGCACAGAATAATTGGGGCAAACTTAAGATTGAAAAGCTCAATAAAATCCTTGAAGAAATAACTTATATCGACATTTCGAATTCTGACCAATTTCTGATTGATTCTTACACAAAAATTGATGCTTTTTCAAAGCGGAAAATTAAGGATAAAAGCGAAAATTTGTTAAAAGGCTCAGCACGAAAAATGGGCAAAAATGACCTTTGGATTGCTGCACTTGCCTATTCACTTAATATTCCATTAATGACGGCTGACAGTGATTTTGATCACTTAAATAGGACATTGATAGAAGTAATTAAAATTATTTAA
- a CDS encoding response regulator, whose protein sequence is MKLKIAILEDNPSLLKDHKQNLEATDLCEVVAFATNSNDFLNNEKTNISDALLLDIDLGGGSSMNGLDVAFKLKLPVLFVSGHNAAYLKDIEKLETEFDLIVDHITKPFTEKEFLKKASKFLNEVLEAIESKFIVLDFEEDKHCKIPIDTIVYLESDTGKSGASNNKRIYFTDKKPEVLIDFSFSKMSEKGFKKNKFLTVHRSFVVNEKHIKSYKKITHEIEVEIFTSTGKKELKYLKASENFKMK, encoded by the coding sequence ATGAAACTTAAAATTGCAATCTTAGAGGACAACCCTTCACTTCTAAAGGACCACAAACAAAATTTGGAGGCGACAGATTTATGCGAAGTTGTTGCATTCGCAACAAACTCTAATGACTTTTTAAACAATGAAAAGACAAATATATCAGACGCATTGCTTCTTGATATCGACTTGGGTGGTGGCAGTAGCATGAATGGTTTGGATGTTGCATTCAAACTCAAACTTCCAGTACTGTTTGTTAGCGGACACAATGCAGCTTACTTGAAAGATATTGAAAAATTAGAAACCGAGTTTGATTTAATTGTTGACCACATTACAAAGCCATTTACAGAAAAAGAATTTTTAAAAAAGGCATCAAAATTTCTGAATGAGGTTTTGGAAGCAATAGAATCAAAATTTATTGTGCTTGATTTTGAAGAAGACAAACATTGCAAAATTCCAATTGATACAATTGTTTACTTAGAATCAGATACAGGTAAAAGCGGAGCTTCTAACAACAAAAGAATTTATTTCACAGACAAAAAGCCAGAAGTTCTTATTGACTTTTCGTTTTCTAAAATGTCAGAGAAAGGCTTTAAGAAAAACAAATTCCTTACCGTTCATCGTTCCTTTGTGGTGAATGAAAAGCATATCAAGTCATACAAGAAAATAACGCACGAAATTGAAGTTGAAATTTTTACTTCAACAGGAAAAAAGGAATTAAAATACTTAAAGGCTTCTGAGAATTTCAAAATGAAATAA
- a CDS encoding histidine kinase produces the protein MENNGGLIFVILVLIAVSIWLYKKYKVEQKQRDKLSKENTKLTSDMAILEVEHLKFQLQPHTLRNMVSTLNVAAKNLYKGSESLAETLDYILYQGNQHLVSIQDELNFLEKYKALQGNFVYQIDSIIIDKSEVNTNSKYFTTACVPHLITAYFVENAFKHGDRNHPEFLKITLKLSKTTFELNVINKIIPNRKETQGGIGLSNMKKRLERLLKDKFELRNSCNELEYYSTLIIRF, from the coding sequence ATGGAAAATAACGGAGGACTAATTTTCGTAATATTAGTTTTAATAGCAGTTAGCATTTGGCTTTACAAAAAATATAAAGTCGAGCAAAAGCAACGGGACAAACTTTCAAAAGAAAACACAAAGTTAACTTCCGACATGGCTATTCTTGAAGTGGAGCATTTGAAATTTCAGTTGCAACCTCATACATTACGCAATATGGTTTCAACGCTGAATGTTGCAGCAAAAAATCTTTATAAAGGTTCAGAATCCCTTGCAGAAACTCTTGACTACATTTTGTATCAAGGCAATCAACACCTGGTGAGTATTCAAGACGAGTTGAATTTTCTTGAAAAGTATAAAGCACTTCAAGGAAATTTTGTTTATCAAATTGATAGTATAATAATTGACAAGTCAGAAGTAAACACAAACTCAAAGTATTTTACAACAGCTTGCGTTCCACATTTGATAACAGCTTACTTCGTTGAAAACGCTTTCAAACATGGAGATAGAAACCATCCAGAGTTTTTAAAAATCACACTCAAACTTTCGAAAACCACTTTTGAATTGAATGTGATCAACAAAATAATTCCAAACAGAAAAGAAACGCAAGGAGGAATTGGATTGAGTAATATGAAAAAAAGATTAGAAAGATTACTGAAAGATAAATTTGAACTTCGAAATAGTTGCAACGAACTAGAGTATTATTCAACTTTAATAATTCGTTTTTAA
- a CDS encoding excinuclease ABC, whose product MIEQFSQKTQEELKYYVYVLVYPKDNKIFYIGKGISNRVFSHINEAILNPKETDKLEIIRAIKMTNLNVSHFIVRHGLEENEAILLESVLIDFLTFKDFKEVAKISNIVSGHHSFNQGIKTVDECEILYNCEELKEEDIQHNVLVININKTFDNKRKKKNNIPIYVRPNIYEATRGWWVLDKNRAENSDYVLAEYKGVIRAIVKPERWVQDIENRGVKRWGFEGSKITSKEILDLYMNKEVPKIRGMANPIRYFEKKSSN is encoded by the coding sequence ATGATAGAGCAATTTTCTCAAAAGACACAAGAAGAGTTAAAATATTATGTCTATGTTCTTGTTTATCCAAAAGACAATAAAATATTCTATATTGGAAAAGGAATTTCAAACAGAGTCTTTTCGCATATTAATGAAGCAATTTTAAATCCGAAAGAAACTGATAAATTAGAAATTATTAGGGCTATTAAAATGACTAACCTAAATGTAAGTCACTTCATTGTTCGCCACGGTTTAGAGGAAAATGAGGCAATATTATTAGAATCAGTATTAATTGACTTTCTAACGTTTAAGGATTTTAAAGAAGTTGCCAAAATTTCAAATATTGTTTCGGGACATCATTCTTTCAATCAAGGTATTAAAACCGTAGATGAATGTGAAATACTATATAATTGCGAAGAATTAAAAGAAGAAGATATCCAACACAATGTTTTGGTAATCAACATAAATAAAACGTTTGACAACAAACGAAAAAAGAAAAATAATATCCCTATTTATGTTAGACCGAATATTTACGAAGCCACTAGAGGCTGGTGGGTATTAGACAAAAATAGAGCGGAAAATTCTGATTATGTTTTAGCAGAATATAAAGGTGTAATCAGAGCTATAGTTAAACCAGAAAGATGGGTTCAAGATATAGAGAATAGGGGAGTAAAGAGATGGGGATTTGAAGGTTCAAAAATCACTTCAAAAGAAATTCTTGATTTATATATGAATAAAGAAGTTCCGAAAATTAGAGGAATGGCTAACCCAATTCGTTATTTTGAAAAAAAATCCAGCAACTAA
- a CDS encoding DUF4145 domain-containing protein has protein sequence MSFKWTCPYCNRDTTIISSNLINDKSDLYIDNKYGNRRLNIDWIVCPNVEYEKTTLSVTLNTLVIKNGNFSSNEDNLKHWRLLPKSNAKVFPDYIPIVIRQDYEEACSILDDSPKASATLSRRCLQGMIRDFWGVSKNRLIDEINGIKEKVDPLTWNSIDAIRKVGNIGAHMEKDINLIVDVDPKEAKLLIQLIELLMKEWYIHRHERELQLNSIIELSETKDNAKKR, from the coding sequence ATGAGTTTTAAATGGACTTGCCCTTACTGTAACCGTGACACAACAATTATTTCATCTAATCTTATTAACGATAAATCTGATTTATATATTGACAATAAATATGGAAATAGAAGACTTAATATTGATTGGATTGTATGTCCAAATGTTGAATATGAAAAAACAACTTTGTCTGTAACCTTAAATACATTGGTTATTAAAAATGGCAATTTTTCAAGTAATGAAGACAACCTCAAACATTGGCGATTGCTACCAAAATCCAATGCGAAAGTTTTTCCTGATTATATTCCAATTGTTATTCGGCAGGATTATGAAGAAGCATGCTCAATATTAGACGATAGCCCGAAAGCTTCAGCAACGCTTTCAAGACGTTGCTTACAAGGAATGATTAGAGATTTTTGGGGTGTTTCCAAAAACAGACTTATAGATGAAATTAATGGAATAAAAGAAAAGGTTGACCCTCTTACATGGAACTCAATTGACGCTATAAGAAAAGTTGGCAATATAGGAGCGCACATGGAAAAGGATATAAACTTAATAGTTGACGTTGATCCTAAAGAAGCTAAATTATTAATACAATTGATTGAACTACTTATGAAAGAATGGTATATTCATAGACACGAGAGAGAACTACAACTTAACTCCATTATCGAATTGAGTGAAACTAAGGACAATGCGAAAAAAAGATAA
- a CDS encoding alpha/beta hydrolase, which produces MKLKSVLAIVCLALLFSSCSKEDFELSSSANDLFHVKNGDYLIPVLVRGNTASKKILLYIQGGPGYASLDFAKVDYPEWKNSLENDYAIAYYDQRGTGNKQGNFSQGDLVLSTWIEDLHKVALFLEKAYGAEIIMMGHSFGGDLMYRYIIEKGNSAVPVNYISIDAPVTTDSDADTLRWDFRREFLFNTANLEISRGTRIPEWNEVLQWLSVTPEIKKVPGDDPYQLFNQWNKYVEELINVDYPEKPVSVQDYMNIVFTSNYNILAYLKSKYLENVVSMILDEEENDFLMNKLPLIQNVNILVIGGRYDDICPPEELVYVFDKIGTSEKTLEIIDYAGHTPFTDQPNNFYTAITQFVQ; this is translated from the coding sequence ATGAAATTGAAATCTGTATTAGCTATTGTTTGTTTAGCTCTACTATTTTCTTCTTGTAGTAAAGAAGATTTTGAACTTAGTTCAAGTGCTAATGATTTGTTTCATGTAAAAAATGGCGACTATTTAATTCCTGTTTTAGTAAGAGGTAATACTGCCAGCAAAAAAATTCTGCTATATATCCAAGGTGGCCCGGGATACGCATCTTTAGATTTCGCAAAAGTGGATTACCCTGAATGGAAAAACTCTCTCGAAAATGACTATGCGATTGCCTATTATGACCAAAGAGGAACAGGAAATAAACAAGGTAATTTTTCTCAAGGAGACTTAGTGCTTTCCACTTGGATTGAAGACCTGCACAAAGTTGCATTGTTCTTGGAAAAAGCATACGGTGCAGAAATTATTATGATGGGCCACAGTTTTGGCGGTGATTTAATGTACAGATATATTATTGAAAAGGGTAATTCGGCAGTTCCAGTTAATTATATTTCAATTGATGCCCCGGTAACTACAGACTCTGACGCTGATACTTTGCGCTGGGATTTTAGAAGGGAATTTTTATTTAATACAGCCAATTTAGAAATTTCAAGAGGCACAAGAATTCCTGAATGGAATGAGGTACTTCAGTGGCTTAGTGTTACACCAGAAATAAAAAAAGTCCCGGGAGATGACCCATATCAACTTTTTAATCAGTGGAACAAATATGTAGAAGAATTGATTAATGTGGATTATCCTGAAAAGCCTGTTAGTGTGCAAGATTATATGAATATAGTTTTTACATCTAACTATAATATATTGGCATACTTAAAATCAAAATACTTAGAAAACGTAGTTTCTATGATACTAGATGAAGAAGAAAATGATTTTCTAATGAATAAATTACCTCTAATCCAGAATGTAAACATTCTTGTAATTGGGGGTAGATATGATGATATATGCCCGCCAGAAGAGTTGGTGTATGTATTCGATAAAATAGGTACTTCTGAAAAGACTTTGGAAATAATTGATTATGCTGGTCATACCCCATTTACTGATCAACCCAATAATTTTTATACTGCCATAACTCAATTTGTACAATAA
- a CDS encoding T9SS type A sorting domain-containing protein, giving the protein MMNYTFFKYQILAIALFFLSVPIAYSQALTMPFYEGFELGTTIPTDWTQEVVSGPDWIFVNSGDADAGTNNAVFRSYVAGASGLVTRLVTPELDLSGTDTVVLKFSYYNDGWFDFFSHQDVLTIKYKAAVGDDWTTIQYFNSDVSDWTQVNIVLPNLSDTYYIAFEGSSNGGFGIGVDEITINQGIKITTSTDGGGAIDPSGEVYVPIGSSPRFNLRAYYHSRISELLVDGELVAEAVDKTLYNYTFPSVDAMHTIAASFIFSESYNVTTEALPSDAGSVVVSGNLFYGETVTVDAWLSGELYYFSHWTSNGDSISADNPFSFVLTSDTALEANYKLVNPALTLPVYEGFEEASTIPDGWSQELITGPLWTVGNGNSPYPLEAYSGDNNLIFRSDNPDASGIFTRLVTPTIDMTGVTTPVLKFYYVNAEYFNTVAHQDQLTVKYKTAYYDSWTTLATFNTDVTDWTEVSIVLPSPSSGYIIAFEGKSNGGYGISIDDVTINEDDLDGYFITASTVGNGSITPSGEVFVSNGATQEFNVEANYGYHISSLKVDGATIADATDASEYTYTFESVMATHTIAATFAANALSVTVLVTPSSAGSVSIQGELYYGNTITLWPMTAKKKAVFSFWSSNGVKIGTANPFIFTLVSDTIITAHFKKKGTMRTEFVTREVNENGIENSLIESVKLYPNPANDNLHIDLISDAQVSVFDMQGKLLYAASMTSGSNSINVSGFNSGTYIVKLQFEDELITKKFVRN; this is encoded by the coding sequence ATGATGAATTATACATTTTTCAAGTATCAAATACTTGCAATTGCGCTTTTCTTTTTGTCTGTTCCAATAGCATACAGTCAGGCGCTAACGATGCCTTTTTATGAAGGCTTTGAATTAGGTACAACTATACCTACAGATTGGACACAAGAAGTTGTATCCGGCCCAGATTGGATATTTGTGAATAGCGGTGATGCGGATGCAGGTACCAACAATGCGGTATTCCGTTCTTATGTTGCGGGCGCAAGTGGTTTAGTAACCCGATTGGTAACCCCAGAGCTGGATTTGTCCGGCACAGATACAGTAGTTCTGAAGTTTTCTTATTACAATGATGGTTGGTTTGATTTCTTTTCTCATCAGGATGTATTAACCATTAAATACAAAGCTGCTGTGGGTGATGATTGGACCACAATTCAATATTTTAATTCTGATGTATCGGACTGGACTCAGGTAAACATTGTGCTTCCAAATCTTTCTGACACTTATTATATTGCTTTTGAGGGTTCAAGCAATGGGGGTTTTGGAATTGGTGTTGATGAGATCACAATTAATCAAGGAATTAAGATTACCACTTCCACCGATGGCGGAGGAGCTATTGATCCTTCCGGAGAAGTATATGTTCCTATTGGATCTTCACCAAGATTTAATCTGAGAGCATATTATCATTCTCGCATTTCTGAATTACTGGTGGATGGTGAACTTGTTGCGGAAGCAGTGGATAAAACTTTATATAACTATACTTTTCCATCAGTAGATGCAATGCACACTATTGCAGCTTCCTTTATTTTCAGCGAATCCTATAATGTTACCACTGAGGCACTGCCATCGGATGCAGGTTCTGTTGTGGTTTCAGGTAATTTGTTTTATGGTGAAACTGTTACCGTTGATGCCTGGCTTTCAGGAGAACTTTATTATTTCTCTCACTGGACTTCCAATGGTGATTCTATAAGTGCAGATAATCCTTTCAGTTTTGTTTTAACGTCTGATACTGCGCTTGAGGCAAATTACAAATTAGTAAATCCGGCTTTAACATTACCTGTTTATGAAGGTTTTGAAGAGGCAAGTACTATTCCTGATGGATGGTCACAAGAATTAATTACCGGACCACTCTGGACTGTTGGCAACGGCAATTCTCCTTATCCACTTGAAGCGTATTCAGGAGATAATAATTTGATTTTCCGATCTGATAATCCTGATGCAAGCGGAATTTTTACAAGGTTGGTTACTCCCACTATAGATATGACCGGCGTAACTACACCCGTTTTGAAATTTTATTATGTGAATGCAGAATATTTCAATACTGTTGCTCATCAGGATCAGCTGACAGTGAAATATAAAACTGCTTATTATGATTCGTGGACTACACTTGCCACTTTCAATACTGACGTAACAGACTGGACAGAAGTTTCCATTGTTCTGCCAAGTCCTTCCAGTGGTTATATTATCGCTTTCGAAGGTAAAAGCAACGGAGGTTATGGTATTAGTATAGATGATGTTACAATTAATGAGGATGATTTGGATGGCTATTTTATTACAGCCTCCACTGTAGGCAACGGAAGCATAACTCCATCAGGAGAAGTATTTGTTTCTAATGGAGCAACACAGGAATTTAATGTGGAAGCGAATTATGGTTATCATATCTCTTCACTTAAAGTGGATGGAGCAACCATTGCAGATGCTACGGATGCATCTGAATATACCTATACGTTTGAGTCAGTAATGGCAACGCATACTATTGCGGCAACTTTTGCAGCTAATGCACTAAGCGTTACAGTTTTAGTAACTCCATCATCTGCCGGTTCTGTTAGCATTCAAGGAGAACTCTATTATGGTAACACCATTACACTTTGGCCAATGACAGCAAAGAAAAAAGCGGTATTCTCTTTTTGGTCTTCCAATGGAGTTAAAATTGGTACAGCAAATCCTTTCATTTTCACATTAGTTTCTGATACCATAATTACAGCTCATTTCAAAAAGAAAGGAACAATGAGAACAGAATTTGTAACCAGAGAAGTGAATGAAAACGGAATAGAAAACAGCTTGATTGAATCAGTGAAGTTGTATCCAAATCCTGCAAATGATAATCTGCATATTGATTTGATTTCTGATGCACAAGTAAGTGTGTTCGACATGCAGGGAAAGTTACTATACGCAGCTTCTATGACCTCAGGATCTAACTCAATAAATGTCTCCGGATTTAATTCAGGAACCTATATTGTTAAACTTCAATTTGAAGATGAGTTGATTACTAAAAAGTTTGTTCGTAATTAA
- a CDS encoding DUF433 domain-containing protein, translating into METRVINIDPEILGGTPVFFGTRVPIKTLFDYLETGDTIEIFLEDFEGVSRNQVLRILEMSQKLIETSSNILNENIA; encoded by the coding sequence ATGGAAACACGAGTAATAAATATAGATCCGGAAATTTTAGGTGGAACTCCTGTGTTCTTTGGTACTAGAGTGCCAATAAAAACCCTTTTTGATTATTTAGAAACTGGCGATACTATAGAGATTTTTCTAGAAGACTTTGAAGGTGTAAGCCGAAATCAAGTGCTAAGAATTCTTGAAATGTCGCAGAAGCTTATTGAAACATCATCAAATATTCTCAATGAAAATATTGCTTGA
- a CDS encoding radical SAM protein, with the protein MIPSVNFHLWEPCNMRCKFCFATFQDVKHTILPKGHLPKEQAIEVVLQLAEIGFEKITFAGGEPTLCPWLPDLIAIAKQAGLTTMIVTNGSKLTDTFLEANRKNLDWIAISIDSLNTETNFQTGRAISGSTPLTLDYYKSLTDKVKHFGYGLKINTVVNSKNFHEDMSDFIRFAKPKRWKLLQVLPIKGQNDLQINDFKITDQQFQFFIDHHNGLQNITSIIPESNNQIIGSYAMVDPAGRFYENTTGGHIYSKSILDIGARIAIQQMSYDFSKFVSRGGIYNWSNPNSNANA; encoded by the coding sequence ATGATACCATCAGTAAATTTTCATTTATGGGAGCCATGCAACATGCGTTGCAAATTTTGCTTCGCAACTTTTCAAGATGTTAAGCATACAATTTTACCTAAAGGACATCTTCCAAAAGAACAAGCTATTGAAGTTGTTTTGCAACTTGCCGAAATTGGCTTTGAGAAAATCACCTTTGCAGGAGGTGAGCCAACTCTTTGCCCTTGGCTTCCCGATTTAATTGCAATCGCAAAGCAAGCAGGACTTACAACAATGATTGTTACAAACGGCAGCAAACTCACTGACACATTTTTAGAAGCGAACAGAAAAAATCTTGACTGGATTGCAATAAGTATTGACAGTTTGAACACAGAAACAAATTTCCAAACAGGAAGAGCGATTTCGGGTAGCACACCTTTGACACTTGACTATTACAAATCACTTACAGACAAAGTGAAACACTTTGGTTATGGTTTAAAAATAAACACAGTGGTTAACAGTAAAAATTTTCATGAGGACATGAGTGACTTCATTCGCTTTGCAAAACCCAAACGATGGAAACTATTGCAAGTGTTACCTATTAAAGGTCAGAATGATTTACAAATTAATGACTTCAAAATTACTGACCAGCAGTTTCAATTTTTTATTGACCACCACAACGGACTTCAGAACATTACGAGCATTATACCAGAGAGCAATAACCAAATTATAGGTTCTTATGCAATGGTTGACCCTGCCGGTAGATTTTACGAGAACACAACTGGAGGGCACATTTACAGTAAATCGATCTTGGACATCGGGGCAAGAATTGCTATTCAGCAAATGAGTTACGACTTTTCAAAGTTTGTTTCTAGAGGTGGAATCTACAATTGGAGTAACCCAAATTCTAATGCAAATGCCTGA
- a CDS encoding DUF433 domain-containing protein has product MDTIKNLITIDPDILSGQPVFKGTRVPVESLFFHLENGISLDEFLEDFPSVDKSQAVAILEIAGKLISSKDLEKLYEAAA; this is encoded by the coding sequence ATGGATACGATTAAAAATTTAATTACAATTGACCCCGATATCTTAAGTGGTCAGCCGGTTTTCAAGGGAACCCGGGTTCCTGTTGAATCTTTATTCTTTCACCTTGAAAATGGTATTTCTCTCGATGAATTTCTTGAAGACTTCCCATCTGTAGATAAATCTCAAGCAGTTGCAATTTTGGAAATTGCAGGAAAACTTATTTCTTCTAAAGATCTTGAGAAACTTTATGAAGCTGCTGCTTGA